The following are encoded together in the Corticium candelabrum chromosome 1, ooCorCand1.1, whole genome shotgun sequence genome:
- the LOC134187705 gene encoding protein-glutamine gamma-glutamyltransferase 4-like has protein sequence MIVVSAILLHSLAISFAFSDECSLPGDSPVLQRRGEMEFDAKVAANMAHHKTDKFRPYVRDGPSFIIARRGRPIEFVVRYWKHCIGSPIFWLRDENRNSTVWMWTDGKYDEMAGKNYSVYSRHRHCFLLFIPPHLPVGDYEVTVKHSCSQFPKQLVHVQVIFDVEQNYRSKRGAGGLPNYLVDEYLYNDLGFLFVGASGVRWDYAVRSQAVTRTRLEIEKRMNANELANTYLYARALTRYLGDPLTATRVLIGRWDGRYGDGIEPWRWASSADIFNRWLPLKNPVKYGQCWVFAALLTSLLRSRGIPARVITNYKSHHDRGLANNRLSVLRQYDKIQQADESVWNFHVWSEAWMARPDLKQPANWNALDATPQEPSPLAVGNHYQTGPAYVPYVKQDLLNDVNYDTKFVTAEVNAIRWCPINLLYYRNEVGVSIVTKVPGRGAAVYSYNNPLYITGNYKHLIGKRSTDSKILLPPPYSGCRRENGLRLSASPEIPSVGQTFNLFVTQGNTSVPESSLLVLMEPIVYTSQSLGIVRLFLESSYITVTEDDYLPYLQNTTIFKFKVGVCNSSGHFVFHDALLLRLAYDSLSMQVTRKETGPDSVDLVVTVSFDNPFSIPLTGVVLYVFAPSFDVSTEHLPDIPPARSMSRTVTVGCGSTTGSRFILATLDTAETFKSVRGYATVECTAANGR, from the coding sequence CATTCATTATAGCGAGGCGAGGTCGTCCGATCGAATTTGTTGTTCGCTATTGGAAGCATTGCATTGGCAGTCCAATATTTTGGCTACGAGATGAAAATCGCAATTCAACAGTTTGGATGTGGACTGACGGCAAGTATGACGAGATGGCTGGAAAGAATTATTCTGTCTATTCAAGACACCGTCATTGTTTCCTCCTCTTCATTCCTCCTCATTTGCCCGTGGGCGATTACGAAGTGACGGTGAAGCATTCTTGTTCACAATTTCCCAAACAGTTGGTGCACGTTCAGGTCATATTTGACGTTGAACAAAATTATAGGAGCAAGAGAGGAGCAGGCGGACTACCAAATTATTTGGTGGACGAATATCTTTACAACGACTTGGGCTTTCTGTTCGTGGGAGCCAGTGGAGTGCGATGGGACTATGCTGTCAGATCACAGGCAGTGACGAGGACAAGACTTGAGATAGAAAAGCGTATGAATGCGAACGAACTTGCTAATACATATCTCTATGCCCGTGCACTTACTCGTTACTTGGGAGACCCACTAACGGCAACTAGAGTCTTAATAGGAAGATGGGATGGAAGGTATGGCGACGGTATAGAACCATGGCGTTGGGCTAGCAGCGCGGACATATTTAATCGCTGGCTACCATTGAAAAATCCTGTAAAGTATGGACAGTGTTGGGTATTTGCCGCTTTACTTACGAGTCTTCTCAGATCCAGAGGTATTCCTGCCAGAGTGATCACCAATTATAAAAGTCATCATGACCGAGGCTTAGCAAACAACCGCCTATCAGTTTTAAGACAGTATGACAAAATACAACAAGCTGATGAATCCGTGTGGAACTTCCACGTGTGGTCAGAGGCTTGGATGGCTCGACCGGACTTGAAGCAACCAGCAAATTGGAATGCTCTAGATGCAACACCACAGGAGCCTTCACCCTTAGCAGTTGGCAATCATTACCAAACTGGTCCAGCTTATGTACCATACGTCAAGCAAGATTTACTTAACGATGTTAACTATGATACCAAATTTGTCACAGCGGAAGTCAATGCAATAAGGTGGTGTCCAATCAATCTCTTATATTATAGGAATGAAGTAGGTGTTAGTATAGTAACTAAGGTACCTGGAAGAGGCGCTGCGGTATATTCATACAACAACCCATTGTATATAACTGGGAATTACAAACACTTGATTGGGAAGAGAAGTACAGACAGCAAAATCCTACTGCCTCCACCTTATTCTGGATGTCGTCGAGAAAATGGCCTCAGACTATCAGCTAGTCCGGAGATACCATCGGTTGGGCAGACATTCAATCTCTTTGTTACTCAAGGAAACACGAGCGTGCCAGAGAGTAGTTTGTTAGTGTTGATGGAACCGATTGTTTACACATCACAATCCCTTGGAATTGTCAGACTGTTCCTAGAATCTTCATACATTACTGTTACCGAGGATGACTATCTCCCTTACTTACAAAACACGACAATCTTTAAGTTCAAGGTGGGCGTGTGCAATTCATCTGGCCATTTTGTGTTTCATGATGCTCTTCTTCTTCGCTTGGCGTATGACAGTTTGAGCATGCAagtgacaagaaaagaaacCGGTCCTGATTCCGTTGATTTGGTGGTAACCGTTAGCTTCGACAATCCATTCTCAATTCCTCTTACTGGCGTTGTACTGTATGTCTTCGCCCCCAGTTTTGATGTCTCTACTGAACATCTTCCTGACATTCCACCAGCAAGATCTATGTCTCGCACGGTGACTGTGGGCTGTGGATCAACAACGGGCTCAAGATTTATATTAGCAACGCTAGACACAGCAGAGACGTTTAAGTCAGTTAGAGGATATGCTACTGTGGAGTGTACGGCGGCCAATGGTCGTTAA
- the LOC134195030 gene encoding uncharacterized protein LOC134195030: MVWILLTVLSVIPFSIIFRNKRKALLPIIWVVGLYLICNVRQSQQCYNRPAFQKVLPPFSSAQALSEITSSDDCFLFKCGSLKVVRKLTKHDPDVFSHHCWLASLNGRYVVVKQPPTYPYNKDAMQIFDFGSHVWSEEHYVSEDSLNAWIWPGLVTLQGFSRMQYENLKKGSDLDKNGLWDENELMKFVNSVVEVINNSPSRELFYYRRLSGGELLPTFYGHCERQLIVEYFAQGDLKYFIESKFNEQDRMNFIIWKQIVLDMIQIIDRLQQTSLGLLYHCDLHPSNFGVDDNFRVKMLDIESLFMANTVNAAISNQMCSNSNDLCAVENCKSACNVEENSCIQLRTDFNYWALCSQIFYRNGHTYSLIWQRTSLKEHLTVEEYSLLQRLVEQCALSTERADQIVNLIKRLIERL, translated from the coding sequence ATGGTCTGGATACTACTAACTGTCCTGTCTGTGATTCCTTTTTCTATTATTTTCCGTAACAAACGGAAAGCTCTGCTCCCCATAATATGGGTAGTAGGTTTGTATCTTATTTGCAATGTCAGACAGTCGCAACAGTGTTATAACCGTCCAGCATTTCAAAAAGTACTGCCACCCTTTTCCTCAGCCCAAGCATTGTCGGAAATCACCAGCTCCGATGACTGTTTTCTCTTCAAATGTGGATCACTCAAGGTTGTAAGGAAGTTAACCAAACACGATCCAGATGTTTTCTCGCATCATTGCTGGCTCGCGTCGTTGAATGGTCGATACGTTGTTGTGAAGCAACCTCCAACGTACCCCTAtaacaaagatgcaatgcagATTTTTGACTTTGGAAGTCATGTTTGGTCTGAAGAGCATTATGTGAGTGAGGATAGTCTGAACGCATGGATATGGCCCGGTTTAGTTACTCTGCAAGGATTCTCTAGAATGCAATATGAAAACTTAAAGAAAGGAAGTGACTTGGACAAAAACGGATTGTGGGATGAGAATGAGCTTATGAAGTTTGTGAATTCTGTTGTGGAGGTGATTAATAATAGCCCTTCGAGAGAACTGTTTTATTACAGACGTTTGTCTGGAGGTGAGCTTTTACCTACGTTTTATGGCCATTGTGAACGGCAACTTATTGTTGAATATTTCGCACAAGGAGatttgaaatattttataGAGTCTAAATTTAATGAGCAAGACCGTATGAACTTCATAATCTGGAAGCAAATTGTTCTAGACATGATTCAAATAATCGACCGACTCCAACAAACGAGTCTTGGTCTTCTTTATCATTGTGACTTGCATCCATCCAACTTTGGTGTCGATGACAATTTTAGGGTGAAGATGCTTGACATTGAGAGTTTGTTCATGGCAAATACTGTCAATGCCGCTATCAGCAATCAAAtgtgcagcaacagcaatgaTTTGTGTGCTGTGGAGAATTGCAAGAGTGCATGTAACGTGGAGGAAAATAGTTGCATTCAGTTAAGAACTGATTTCAACTACTGGGCTTTGTGCTCTCAGATCTTCTATAGGAACGGTCACACGTACAGTTTGATATGGCAAAGGACAAGTTTGAAAGAACACTTAACAGTTGAGGAGTATAGTCTCTTGCAGCGTTTAGTTGAGCAATGTGCATTGAGCACAGAACGTGCTGACCAGATTGTTAATCTGATCAAACGCTTAATTGAAAGATTATAG